One Astyanax mexicanus isolate ESR-SI-001 chromosome 3, AstMex3_surface, whole genome shotgun sequence genomic region harbors:
- the LOC107196800 gene encoding hemoglobin subunit alpha — protein MSLTAKDMATVKTLWGKISSKSDEIGAEALGRLLTVYPQTKTYFAHWADVSPGSAPVKKHGKTIMGAVGEAVSKIEDLPGALSQLSELHAYKLRVDPANFKLLAHNIIVVVGMMFPGDFSPEVHVSLDKFLQNLAWCLAERYR, from the exons ATGAGTCTCACCGCTAAGGACATGGCTACGGTCAAAACCCTTTGGGGTAAAATCTCCTCCAAGTCCGATGAGATCGGTGCTGAAGCCTTGGGCAG ACTGCTGACCGTCTACCCCCAGACCAAGACCTACTTCGCCCACTGGGCTGATGTGAGCCCTGGATCTGCTCCAGTGAAGAAGCATGGAAAGACCATCATGGGAGCTGTTGGTGAGGCAGTTTCCAAAATTGAAGACCTTCCTGGAGCTCTGTCCCAGCTCAGCGAACTGCACGCTTACAAGCTCCGAGTGGACCCTGCTAACTTCAAG CTCCTGGCTCACAACATCATCGTGGTCGTGGGCATGATGTTCCCTGGAGACTTCTCTCCTGAAGTCCACGTGTCTCTAGACAAGTTCCTTCAGAACTTGGCCTGGTGTCTGGCTGAGAGGTACCGCTAA
- the LOC125799382 gene encoding uncharacterized protein LOC125799382, translating into MKWKCKLCTYFTNNRRKILGHYRSSHSHYGGRVPIPCIYSDCVCSFKSHKALGIHVRQHGFCYGEKVNFRVRCLLCAFSQPANHKQYFCHLNTHLKNKETVTCPFNGCNFKSKVYSSFTSHRSRYHALDFLQNFKAELLYGPPHGENSDPLLDTGGYSSNNTESAVRDSFDFQSDDDEDAADDEEERGSIGDKIRNRLASLLLRMQAILHVSKSATQEIINELHEIGILAGDLSKKTAENIFTELSCNIDEATLKLLKESLQETNPFSCLSQSGPLGTEYKRQLFYKERFNVIEPTEYVLDPLLNKTFVYVPISGVLPALLNKCDVIDKVLEETNLPSLSAWYLEHLRCYEVCKNHSAKLLVVQPEELNDYFPPVSVYGERQTSDLSKRVSAPLR; encoded by the exons ATGAAGTGGAAATGTAAGCTTTGCACTTACTTCACAAACAATCGTCGAAAAATACTTGGACATTACAGATCAAGCCACTCTCATTACGGAGGACGAGTACCGATTCCTTGTATTTACAGTGACTGTGTGTGCTCTTTTAAGTCACACAAGGCTCTTGGAATACATGTGAGACAACATGGATTTTGCTACggtgaaaaagtgaattttagagtCAGATGTCTGCTATGTGCATTTAGTCAACCTGCAAATCATAAACAATACTTTTGTCATCTTAACACTCATTTAAAAAACAAGGAAACTGTCACCTGCCCATTTAATGGTTGTAATTTTAAGTCAAAAGTTTATTCCAGTTTTACCTCTCACAGAAGTCGATATCATGCCTTGGattttttacaaaattttaaaGCAGAGCTTCTTTATGGCCCACCACATGGTGAAAACTCTGATCCCCTATTAGACACTGGTGGGTATTCTTCTAATAACACTGAGTCAGCTGTTCGTGATAGTTTTGATTTTCAgtctgatgatgatgaggatgctgCTGATGATGAAGAAGAGCGAGGTAGCATTGGTGACAAAATTAGGAATAGACTTGCATCTTTGCTTCTACGAATGCAAGCCATCTTGCATGTATCTAAATCAGCTACCCAGGAAATAATCAATGAACTTCACGAAATTGGAATTTTAGCAGGTGACCTGtcaaaaaaaactgcagaaaacaTTTTTACAGAGCTCAGTTGTAATATAGATGAGGCCACACTAAAGTTGTTAAAGGAAAGCTTACAGGAAACCAATCCTTTTAGTTGTCTGTCACAGAGTGGACCACTGGGAACTGAATACAAAAGACAGTTGTTTTACAAGGAAAGATTCAACGTAATTGAGCCAACTGAGTATGTGTTAGATCCTTTACTTAACAAAACATTTGTTTATGTTCCAATTTCAGGTGTGTTGCCAGCATTGTTGAACAAGTGTGATGTAATTGACAAAGTTTTAGAGGAAACAAATCTACCATCGCTCTCTG CTTGGTACCTGGAACACCTCAGATGCTATGAAGTCTGCAAGAACCACTCTGCAAAGCTGCTTGTAGTCCAGCCAGAGGAGCTCAATGACTACTTCCCCCCTGTCAGCGTATATGGTGAAAGGCAGACTTCTGATCTCTCCAAAAGGGTTTCTGCTCCATTGAGGTAA
- the ba1l gene encoding hemoglobin subunit beta-1: MVEWTDAERTAISGLWGKLSVDEIGPQALSRLLIVYPWTQRHFAAFGNLSSAAAIQGNAKVAHHGKVVMGGLERAIKNMDNIKAAYASLSVMHSEKIHVDPDNFRLLSDCITVCVAMKFGQSVFTPDVQEAWQKFLAVVVSALGKQYH; this comes from the exons ATGGTTGAGTGGACAGATGCCGAGCGCACCGCCATCAGTGGCCTGTGGGGAAAGCTTAGTGTCGATGAAATCGGACCTCAGGCTCTGTCCAG ACTTCTGATCGTGTATCCATGGACCCAGAGGCACTTCGCCGCCTTTGGTAACCTGTCCAGCGCCGCTGCCATCCAGGGCAATGCCAAAGTGGCTCATCACGGCAAGGTGGTCATGGGTGGGCTCGAGAGAGCCATCAAGAACATGGACAACATCAAGGCTGCCTACGCTAGTCTGAGTGTGATGCACTCTGAGAAAATCCACGTGGATCCCGACAACTTCAGA cTTCTAAGTGACTGCATCACCGTTTGCGTGGCCATGAAGTTCGGACAATCCGTCTTCACCCCTGATGTTCAGGAGGCTTGGCAGAAGTTCCTGGCTGTGGTCGTGTCCGCTCTCGGAAAGCAGTACCACTAA
- the LOC103026054 gene encoding hemoglobin subunit alpha encodes MSLTVDDMAVVKAFWGKIGAKADDIGAEALGRMLIVYPQTKTYFAHWADLSPGSAPVKKHGKTIMGAVTAAVGSIEDLPSALSQLSELHAYKLRVDPANFKILAHNIIVVMGMLFPNDFTPEVHVSVDKFLQNLAWCLAERYR; translated from the exons ATGAGTCTTACTGTCGATGACATGGCCGTGGTGAAGGCCTTCTGGGGCAAAATCGGCGCCAAGGCTGATGACATTGGAGCTGAAGCTTTGGGCAG AATGCTGATCGTCTACCCCCAGACCAAGACTTACTTTGCCCACTGGGCTGACCTGAGCCCTGGATCTGCCCCAGTGAAGAAGCATGGAAAGACCATCATGGGAGCTGTTACTGCCGCAGTTGGCAGCATTGAAGACCTTCCATCAGCTCTGTCTCAGCTCAGCGAACTGCACGCTTACAAGCTGCGTGTGGACCCCGCCAACTTCAAG ATCCTGGCTCACAACATCATCGTGGTCATGGGCATGCTGTTCCCCAATGACTTCACTCCTGAGGTTCATGTGTCTGTAGACAAGTTCCTCCAGAACCTGGCCTGGTGTCTGGCTGAGAGATACCGCTAA
- the LOC103025741 gene encoding hemoglobin subunit beta: MVEWTDAERSAITGLWGKISVDEIGPQALSRLLVIAPWTQRHFSSFGNLSSAAAIQGNPKVAHHGKVVMGGLERAITNLDNIKAAYASLSVMHSEKIHVDPDNFRLLGDCITVCVAMKFGPSVFTPDVQEAWQKFLAVVASALGRQYH, from the exons ATGGTTGAGTGGACAGATGCCGAGCGCAGCGCCATCACTGGCCTGTGGGGAAAGATCAGCGTGGATGAAATCGGACCTCAGGCTCTATCCAG actTCTGGTCATCGCTCCATGGACCCAGAGGCACTTCTCTTCCTTTGGTAACCTGTCCAGCGCCGCTGCCATCCAGGGAAACCCTAAGGTGGCTCATCATGGAAAGGTAGTCATGGGTGGACTGGAGAGAGCCATCACCAACTTGGACAACATCAAGGCTGCCTATGCTAGTCTCAGTGTGATGCACTCTGAGAAAATTCACGTGGATCCCGACAACTTCAGA CTTCTCGGAGACTGCATCACCGTTTGCGTGGCCATGAAGTTCGGACCCTCCGTCTTCACCCCTGATGTGCAGGAAGCCTGGCAGAAGTTCTTGGCTGTCGTTGCATCCGCTCTGGGCAGACAGTACCACTAG
- the LOC125799283 gene encoding sterile alpha motif domain-containing protein 3-like, translating into MLLRIIINKDDIRKIQTDSEPETLDSFYSFLKCKLGLGGDFVVQFQDPDFGNEFCNLSSLSELPKEKATLKVILKQIPESPQTDSTLDTASLSSPSSSSMEDTPSCRRPWPDPFVIPKFSYDVELKLKRGNEAYQENGTLLITNKDTKSEILEKLAEEIYKYSAYPSREQYDIVAQSLVKKHPCLREPGSVKGWYCWKFSLKFKMGNYRNKLRVSGCSELTVNRRNSGPKQKLKKAKKSEVNFLPDVPEGKTQNVLEEERAAIVAEMKKKKVDWKKVTDMMASTFPLRRKEIVEEQPLVAEVKAKWPALFTDTQIEAEFARLTSTDLWDTFVSGLDQYMERFLQMFRAKSHCIQALSSLLSLLDDDNSVQKKRAVILRGLPHFLREDPSKLLKIAETTESEEQMAKGVSIGVLLIQEEEDVIDFSVVLEEQIILNGITDFPHAVAMLVGLLFALNIDYPKELRYTFEVIQKVLMNIGGEQCSARVHGLRNRLLCKTL; encoded by the exons atgttgCTAAGAATCATTATAAACAAGGATGATATTAGGAAGATACAAACTGACAGTGAGCCAGAGACTCTTGAttccttttattcttttttgaaATGCAAGCTTGGATTGGGAGGTGACTTTGTAGTTCAATTTCAAGATCCAGACTTTGGCAATGAGTTCTGCAACTTGTCAAGCTTGTCTGAACTTCCAAAAGAGAAGGCCACTTTAAAGGTAATCCTCAAGCAAATCCCCGAGTCCCCTCAGACTGACTCAACGTTGGACACGGCAAGTCTCTCGTCGCCCTCATCATCTTCCATGGAGGACACTCCTTCCTGCCGTCGGCCATGGCCTGACCCTTTTGTGATTCCAAAATTCTCATACGATGTGGAATTGAAGCTTAAACGTGGTAATGAAGCCTACCAGGAGAATGGAACCCTTCTGATTACAAATAAAGACACTAAATCTGAGATACTTGAAAAATTGGCTGAAGAAATTTACAAATACTCAGCATACCCATCTCGAGAGCAGTATGACATTGTTGCACAGAGCCTTGTTAAGAAACATCCTTGCCTGAGAGAGCCTGGATCTGTGAAGGGGTGGTACTGCTGGAAGttcagtttaaagtttaaaatgggAAATTACCGCAACAAGCTTCGTGTGTCTGGATGTTCAGAGCTAACAGTGAATCGCCGAAATTCAGGACCAAAGCAGAAGCTCAAGAAAGCTAAAAAGTCTGAAGTCAACTTTCTTCCGGATGTTCCTGAAGGCAAAACGCAGAATGTGCTGGAAGAGGAGAGGGCAGCCATTGTTGcagagatgaagaagaagaaagttGATTGGAAGAAAGTTACTGACATGATGGCCAGCACATTCCCTCTGCGACGAAAAGAAATAGTTGAAGAACAACCACTTGTGGCAGAAGTGAAGGCCAAGTGGCCAGCTTTGTTCACAGATACACAG ATTGAGGCTGAATTTGCTCGACTAACTTCCACTGACCTGTGGGACACGTTTGTTTCTGGGCTGGATCAGTATATGGAAAGATTCTTGCAGATGTTTAGGGCCAAGAGTCACTGCATTCAAGCACTTAGCAGCCTCCTGTCTCTGCTTGATGATGAT AATTCAGTTCAAAAGAAAAGGGCAGTCATTCTGAGAGGCCTGCCACATTTTCTCAGGGAGGATCCATCCAAACTTCTAAAGATTGCTGAG ACTACAGAGAGTGAGGAGCAGATGGCAAAAGGAGTAAGTATTGGTGTCTTGCTGATACAAGAAGAGGAGGACGTCATTGACTTTTCAGTGGTACTGGAAGAGCAGATCATCCTGAATGGCATTACTGACTTCCCCCATGCGGTAGCTATGCTTGTTGGTCTGTTATTCGCACTTAATATTGACTACCCCAAGGAACTGCGCTACACCTTCGAGGTCATTCAGAAGGTTTTAATGAACATTGGAGGTGAACAGTGTTCTGCTAGGGTTCACGGACTCAGAAACAGACTCTTGTGTAAAACTCTGTAG